A single genomic interval of Thermodesulfobacteriota bacterium harbors:
- a CDS encoding helix-turn-helix transcriptional regulator — protein sequence MDKSKRKRLEAKGWKVGTAEEFLELSAEEARYIDLKLALSEHLKRRRIRKKLTQEQLASLMSSSQSRVAKMEAGDPSVSLDLLVRSLLTLGASEKDLAKVIAEAAG from the coding sequence ATGGATAAGAGCAAGAGGAAACGTCTGGAAGCCAAGGGTTGGAAGGTGGGAACCGCAGAAGAGTTTCTGGAGCTATCTGCCGAGGAAGCTCGCTACATCGATTTGAAGCTGGCGTTGAGCGAGCACCTGAAGCGGCGCAGGATTCGGAAGAAGCTCACCCAGGAGCAGCTGGCAAGTCTTATGAGTTCAAGCCAGTCTCGAGTGGCAAAAATGGAGGCGGGTGACCCTTCTGTTTCCTTGGATCTATTGGTGAGATCTCTTTTGACCTTAGGAGCTTCTGAAAAAGACTTGGCGAAAGTGATTGCCGAGGCAGCTGGTTGA
- a CDS encoding trypsin-like peptidase domain-containing protein, with product MTRNRIHALVTLSTFICLFVCDKAIGGRKIPDDNLGYPVHIILPTGNSGSGFFVNTDNASYLVTASHIFFDKKTNRLISDTGECRSYGKDPNDQGRLILSLNLKTLLSSRNLLYHSSHDVTVLKIGVRSNVDNTVRTNLTPGIKLISVPKSGMVGVGLKGIKKYDAVLTANEIIIFGYPSSIGLKQIPQIDYEKPLLRVGIIAGKNNTKRTIIIDCPVYHGNSGGPVLEIEEDGLEKHFNAIGVVTEFIPAAEYWKNETNNYANLTLTNSGYAVVEPMDYVLELINSIETVK from the coding sequence ATGACAAGAAACAGGATACATGCACTGGTGACGCTATCAACGTTTATTTGTTTATTTGTTTGCGATAAGGCCATAGGAGGCAGGAAAATCCCTGACGATAATCTTGGTTATCCCGTTCATATTATTTTGCCTACTGGAAATTCGGGATCTGGATTTTTTGTAAATACTGACAATGCATCGTATCTTGTAACTGCAAGCCACATATTTTTTGATAAAAAGACTAATCGATTAATATCAGATACAGGAGAATGTCGATCTTACGGTAAGGATCCGAATGACCAAGGTCGTCTTATTTTATCCTTGAACCTAAAGACGTTACTGTCTTCTCGAAATCTGCTCTATCATTCCTCACATGATGTTACGGTCCTGAAAATAGGGGTTCGATCAAATGTTGATAATACGGTCCGTACTAACCTAACGCCAGGAATTAAGTTAATATCAGTTCCGAAATCAGGCATGGTCGGTGTCGGACTTAAAGGCATAAAGAAATATGACGCCGTCCTTACTGCCAATGAAATTATTATATTTGGATATCCATCTTCTATAGGCTTGAAACAAATTCCTCAGATAGATTATGAGAAGCCTCTACTTCGCGTCGGAATAATTGCTGGAAAGAATAACACTAAGAGGACAATTATAATAGATTGCCCAGTATACCATGGTAATAGCGGTGGGCCGGTTTTGGAAATTGAAGAAGATGGTTTAGAAAAGCATTTTAATGCGATAGGTGTTGTTACTGAATTCATTCCGGCTGCTGAATATTGGAAAAATGAAACGAACAATTACGCAAATTTAACTCTAACTAATTCTGGATACGCTGTAGTAGAGCCGATGGACTATGTATTGGAACTAATAAACTCAATAGAAACTGTTAAATGA